The Syntrophorhabdus sp. DNA window GACCCGTCCGCGATAAGCAACAAGAACGCCCGGGGGCTCATGCAGGTCCACTGGCCGACGTGGAAACGATATTTTTCCTCGCCCGAGGAGGCACATGACCTGCGCAGAAACCTCACCGTGGGGACGGGAATCCTCCGTCTTTACATGCGCCGGTCGAACAACGACCTGCGGCAAGCCCTGTACAGGTATCTCGGGGCGCGGGACGACCGGTATGCCGACAAGGTCATTGACAGTGCCGCCGCTTTCAAGGCCGGTGTGTTGTCGGACCCCCTGGAATGACCGGTCAGAGAGGATAAGGCATGAAGGATTCCATCTTTCCATCACGGTGGCGGGCAAACCGGCGGAAACTGAAGAACGCGATGCCACCCGCTGAAGGACAGCGGAGGTTTCTCCCGAGT harbors:
- a CDS encoding lytic transglycosylase domain-containing protein, which translates into the protein LAVAKALADHVHWERYRFTSEEHRLNFLSVLMGIVRVESGFDPSAISNKNARGLMQVHWPTWKRYFSSPEEAHDLRRNLTVGTGILRLYMRRSNNDLRQALYRYLGARDDRYADKVIDSAAAFKAGVLSDPLE